The Chitinivibrionales bacterium genome includes a window with the following:
- the dxs gene encoding 1-deoxy-D-xylulose-5-phosphate synthase, translating to MEQIVPTVKENQQRSRKTTKQKRKTPSPEQPKRLIDTIDSPRDLRKIPLNKLRLVAREIRELMLDNVSQHGGHLAPSLGAVELAIALHYVYDTPKDKLVWDVGHQAYAHKILTGRRENFNTLRQYKGISGFPRISESEYDTVSTGHASTSISTSLGIAMARDIKKEKFDVVAVIGDGSLSGGLAFEGLNNLGTHSTKMTIILNDNKMSISKNVGALSRYLTRVITDRRFHKIKGQVWQLLGNMSHVGKSIRNLVHDIDDTLKHFVIPGKLFEDMGIRYFGPVDGHNIAEMIEVFKFARDTSKEPAIIHVITKKGKGYRFAEDDATKYHGISAFSKTTGTVNGKGKKGPTYSQVFGKSLVEFGAKRKDIVAITAAMPDGTGLKFFRDTYPDRFFDVGIAESHAVTFSAGLALNGLKPVVALYSTFLQRAYDQIMHDVALDKLPIVFCIDRAGLVGDDGPTHHGMFDLSFLRTVPRALIMTPKDERELKNMLLTALEYNDGPSFLRYPRGSGLGVPLDKNPAPLPIGRPEIEREGKKCAIIATGVTCAAAQEAITLLEKESISPALVSARFVKPLDKAFYTKLFDSYSHIITLENNILSGGFGSGILELATQSGKKGLPKFLCLGYPDEFVEHGDLKILLKNLKLDAEGIAKQIRAFVKG from the coding sequence ATGGAACAGATTGTGCCGACAGTGAAAGAAAATCAACAGCGGTCCAGAAAAACCACAAAACAGAAACGTAAGACACCGTCTCCCGAGCAACCGAAGCGGCTCATCGATACGATAGATTCCCCCCGGGATCTTCGAAAAATACCTTTAAATAAGCTGCGCCTTGTTGCCCGGGAGATCCGCGAGCTTATGCTCGATAATGTCAGCCAACACGGCGGTCATCTCGCTCCCAGTCTGGGTGCAGTCGAGCTTGCTATTGCTCTCCATTATGTTTACGATACTCCCAAAGATAAGCTTGTCTGGGATGTGGGACATCAGGCATACGCGCATAAAATTCTTACCGGACGGCGGGAGAATTTCAACACACTCCGTCAATACAAAGGAATCAGCGGGTTCCCCCGAATCTCGGAAAGTGAATACGACACCGTCTCTACCGGTCATGCATCGACATCCATATCCACCAGCCTGGGTATTGCCATGGCACGGGATATTAAAAAAGAGAAATTTGATGTAGTGGCGGTTATCGGGGATGGTTCCCTTTCGGGCGGCCTTGCTTTCGAAGGCTTAAATAACCTGGGGACCCATTCGACCAAAATGACAATCATCCTTAATGACAACAAGATGTCTATCTCGAAAAACGTGGGCGCCCTGTCACGCTATCTGACCCGGGTTATTACCGACCGGCGGTTTCATAAAATCAAAGGACAGGTCTGGCAACTTCTGGGGAATATGTCCCATGTAGGGAAAAGCATCCGAAACCTGGTGCACGATATCGACGATACTCTGAAGCATTTTGTTATTCCGGGCAAGCTGTTTGAGGATATGGGAATCCGGTATTTTGGTCCTGTTGACGGCCATAATATTGCAGAAATGATCGAGGTATTTAAATTTGCCCGCGACACCTCCAAGGAACCGGCTATTATTCATGTGATCACCAAAAAAGGAAAAGGCTACCGCTTTGCCGAAGACGACGCCACCAAATATCATGGCATATCGGCCTTTTCGAAAACCACCGGAACAGTCAATGGGAAAGGGAAAAAGGGGCCGACTTACAGCCAGGTTTTCGGAAAATCCCTTGTCGAGTTTGGCGCCAAACGAAAGGATATTGTCGCCATTACCGCGGCCATGCCCGACGGCACCGGGCTGAAATTTTTCAGAGATACCTATCCCGATCGCTTTTTTGATGTCGGTATTGCCGAGTCCCACGCTGTGACTTTTTCAGCAGGATTGGCCCTGAACGGTCTCAAACCGGTCGTCGCCCTCTATTCAACCTTTCTTCAGCGGGCCTACGACCAGATTATGCATGATGTTGCTCTGGATAAGCTTCCGATCGTGTTCTGTATCGACCGGGCGGGTCTCGTAGGTGATGACGGCCCGACTCATCATGGCATGTTTGATCTCTCCTTTCTCCGCACCGTTCCCCGGGCGTTAATCATGACACCCAAGGATGAACGGGAACTGAAAAATATGCTGTTGACAGCGCTTGAATACAACGATGGGCCCTCCTTCCTCCGCTACCCTCGTGGTTCAGGATTGGGTGTTCCATTGGATAAAAATCCCGCCCCCCTGCCGATCGGCAGGCCGGAAATCGAAAGGGAGGGTAAAAAATGCGCGATAATAGCAACGGGGGTCACCTGTGCCGCGGCACAGGAAGCCATAACACTGCTCGAAAAAGAGAGCATCTCCCCGGCACTTGTCAGCGCTCGTTTTGTAAAGCCTCTCGATAAAGCATTTTACACAAAGCTTTTCGATTCCTATTCTCATATTATCACCCTTGAAAACAATATCCTTTCCGGCGGATTCGGCTCAGGCATCCTCGAACTTGCCACTCAAAGCGGGAAAAAGGGGCTTCCGAAATTTCTCTGCCTGGGCTATCCCGATGAATTCGTCGAACACGGCGACCTGAAAATCCTTCTGAAAAATCTCAAGCTCGACGCCGAAGGCATTGCAAAGCAGATACGCGCTTTTGTGAAAGGCTGA
- a CDS encoding aminopeptidase: MHKELKSVAKNALAECLNLGRKEQLLVICDPPCFGIGSAFWEAGRERCREAVMVQISPRKESGNEPPAAVGELFCQFDVAVMPTSKSLSHTKARRKASDQGVRIATLPGITPDMFIRTMNTNWEKLGVQTRKVAAQLSSSRKIRIQSDAGTDLTFETGGRHAKVDDGRLNFKGAFGNLPAGEAYMAPAEGTAEGVIVFDGSFPLVGILDTPLILKVREGKVTEVKGHSCAKQLEELFLKYRKASRTIAEFGVGTLDTARISGNVLEDEKVKGTVHIAIGDNASMGGNVSVPIHLDGIIKNPSVWLDYAQWMDKGQLV; encoded by the coding sequence ATGCACAAAGAATTAAAAAGTGTCGCAAAAAATGCGCTCGCTGAATGTCTGAACCTGGGGCGGAAAGAGCAGCTTCTGGTTATATGCGATCCGCCCTGTTTTGGGATCGGTTCGGCTTTCTGGGAGGCCGGAAGAGAGCGGTGCAGGGAAGCGGTTATGGTGCAGATCAGTCCACGCAAAGAAAGTGGTAATGAGCCGCCCGCAGCAGTCGGGGAACTGTTTTGTCAGTTCGATGTCGCAGTGATGCCGACGTCCAAATCCCTGTCGCATACCAAAGCCCGTCGAAAAGCTTCTGATCAGGGAGTCCGCATCGCAACGCTTCCCGGAATTACCCCCGATATGTTCATACGGACAATGAACACCAACTGGGAAAAACTGGGTGTTCAGACCCGTAAAGTAGCTGCCCAGTTGTCGTCATCCAGAAAAATAAGGATCCAGAGCGACGCAGGGACCGATTTGACATTTGAAACAGGCGGACGGCATGCCAAAGTTGATGACGGCCGTCTGAATTTCAAAGGAGCCTTCGGAAACCTTCCGGCTGGAGAGGCATATATGGCGCCTGCTGAAGGTACTGCTGAAGGGGTGATTGTTTTTGACGGTTCCTTTCCCCTTGTAGGCATTCTGGATACACCGCTTATTTTGAAGGTGCGGGAAGGCAAGGTGACTGAAGTCAAAGGACACAGCTGTGCAAAACAGTTGGAAGAACTCTTTCTGAAATACCGGAAAGCATCGCGAACAATTGCCGAATTCGGCGTCGGAACCCTCGATACTGCCCGGATAAGCGGTAATGTTCTGGAAGATGAAAAGGTCAAGGGAACAGTCCATATCGCTATCGGTGATAATGCATCGATGGGCGGGAATGTTTCGGTCCCGATTCACCTCGATGGTATCATAAAGAATCCCTCGGTATGGCTCGATTACGCCCAATGGATGGATAAAGGCCAATTGGTGTAA
- the tgt gene encoding tRNA guanosine(34) transglycosylase Tgt has translation MLKEFAYSLEGKDPHSRARAGLFQTAHGTIETPIFMPVGTQATVKSLSPRELQECGSSIILANTYHLHLRPGDMLIRDAGGLHAFENWDRAILTDSGGFQVFSLKDISKITEDGVWFQSHLDGSRHFFSPESVMEIEHNLGADIIMAFDECPSADADDSEKVKAVERTIRWAARCIEAHVKTPFHFGYNQALFGITQGGTNKELRKKCTTELVAMDFPGYAVGGLAVGEKIETMYEIAEYNASLLPTEKPRYLMGVGMPRDILECIERGIDMFDCVLPTRNGRNGSVFTWNGKLNLRNAGHARDFDTPIDPECSCYACTNFSRSYLRHCILAGEILGIRLTTLHNIYFFLYLVRKAREHILNGTFTQWKGDVLQRMNAGMKNA, from the coding sequence ATGCTCAAAGAATTTGCCTACTCTCTGGAAGGAAAAGATCCGCATTCCCGGGCCCGGGCCGGGTTGTTTCAGACGGCTCATGGAACAATCGAAACCCCGATATTCATGCCGGTGGGTACACAAGCCACGGTTAAATCGCTCTCACCCCGGGAACTGCAGGAATGTGGCAGCTCAATTATTCTGGCAAATACCTATCATCTCCATCTCCGCCCCGGTGATATGCTTATACGTGATGCCGGCGGACTGCATGCTTTCGAAAACTGGGATCGAGCGATCCTGACCGACAGCGGTGGTTTCCAGGTTTTCAGCCTGAAAGATATTTCAAAAATTACCGAGGATGGCGTCTGGTTTCAATCTCATCTTGATGGTTCTCGTCACTTTTTCTCTCCCGAGAGTGTAATGGAGATCGAGCATAATCTGGGCGCGGATATTATCATGGCCTTTGATGAATGTCCATCCGCCGATGCCGATGACAGCGAAAAGGTAAAAGCTGTGGAACGAACAATTCGCTGGGCCGCTCGCTGTATCGAGGCCCATGTAAAAACACCCTTCCATTTTGGCTACAACCAGGCGCTGTTCGGGATCACGCAGGGAGGGACCAATAAAGAACTCCGGAAAAAGTGTACTACCGAGCTGGTTGCCATGGATTTTCCCGGTTATGCTGTCGGGGGACTGGCGGTTGGTGAGAAAATCGAAACCATGTATGAGATTGCAGAATATAACGCTTCACTGCTGCCAACGGAAAAACCACGGTATCTCATGGGCGTTGGTATGCCCCGTGATATTCTTGAATGTATCGAGCGGGGAATCGATATGTTCGACTGTGTTCTTCCCACACGCAATGGAAGAAACGGCTCGGTATTTACCTGGAATGGTAAACTCAACCTTCGGAATGCCGGCCATGCCCGTGATTTCGATACCCCCATCGATCCTGAATGTTCCTGTTATGCATGTACAAATTTCAGCCGTTCTTATCTTCGTCACTGTATCCTTGCTGGAGAAATTTTAGGCATACGTTTGACAACGCTTCATAATATTTATTTCTTTCTATATTTGGTGCGAAAAGCACGAGAACATATTTTAAACGGTACCTTTACGCAATGGAAGGGTGACGTTTTGCAGAGAATGAATGCCGGAATGAAGAACGCATGA